From Vitis vinifera cultivar Pinot Noir 40024 chromosome 5, ASM3070453v1, the proteins below share one genomic window:
- the LOC100251019 gene encoding GATA transcription factor 1 isoform X1: MRFLFLFLEILNVEMATIFIALSCQSQNQSCTNKCARRFFLFQTFLRATISIFLLLDPPVEEELEWLNKDVFPGVETFLDYLPTSVENIPKQQSPISVLENSSHSSSSNNSNSSTTTIMSCCENFRVPSRARSKRRRRRHKDFSDIPGQPWWWWSSQGNTNANHSSPTNSKQTITSSTIGRKCQHCQAEKTPQWRAGPLGPKTLCNACGVRYKSGRLVAEYRPASSPTFSSKVHSNSHRKIMEMRKLKQRDVVVRPCG, from the exons ATGcgtttcctttttttgtttttggaaatattAAATGTGGAGATGGCCACCATCTTTATCGCTCTGAGCTGTCAGTCACAAAATCAGAGCTGTACAAATAAATGTGCAAGGAGATTCTTTCTCTTTCAAACCTTTCTTAGGGCCaccatttcaatatttttgcttttg GATCCTCCTGTCGAGGAAGAGCTGGAATGGTTGAACAAAGACGTCTTCCCGGGCGTGGAGACATTCCTGGACTATCTTCCAACGAGCGTGGAAAACATTCCCAAGCAGCAGAGCCCAATTTCGGTGCTCGAGAACAGCAGCCACAGCAGTAGCAGCAATAACAGCAACAGCAGCACCACTACTATCATGAGCTGCTGCGAGAATTTCCGAGTGCCCAGCCGGGCAAGGAGCAAGCGCCGCCGCAGGCGCCACAAGGACTTCTCGGACATCCCGGGCCAGCcgtggtggtggtggagtaGCCAGGGTAACACCAACGCCAACCACAGCAGCCCTACCAATAGCAAACAAACAATTACAAGCTCTACAATTGGGAGGAAGTGCCAGCATTGCCAAGCGGAGAAAACCCCCCAATGGCGGGCAGGCCCCCTCGGCCCCAAAACTCTCTGCAATGCTTGCGGGGTGCGGTACAAGTCTGGCCGCCTCGTGGCTGAGTATCGGCCGGCGAGCAGCCCGACTTTCTCAAGCAAGGTGCATTCTAATTCGCACAGGAAGATTATGGAAATGAGGAAGCTGAAGCAGAGGGATGTGGTGGTGAGGCCTTGTGGATAA
- the LOC100251019 gene encoding GATA transcription factor 1 isoform X2, with translation MESLDPAACFVDDLLDFSSDIGEDDDDDHKRRTRSSSSLLVGGHSRSLPDPPVEEELEWLNKDVFPGVETFLDYLPTSVENIPKQQSPISVLENSSHSSSSNNSNSSTTTIMSCCENFRVPSRARSKRRRRRHKDFSDIPGQPWWWWSSQGNTNANHSSPTNSKQTITSSTIGRKCQHCQAEKTPQWRAGPLGPKTLCNACGVRYKSGRLVAEYRPASSPTFSSKVHSNSHRKIMEMRKLKQRDVVVRPCG, from the exons ATGGAGTCTTTGGACCCAGCAGCTTGTTTCGTGGACGACCTTCTGGACTTCTCGTCGGACATAGGCGAGGACGACGACGATGACCACAAAAGGAGAAcccgttcttcttcttccctcTTAGTTGGTGGTCATAGCCGTTCACTCCCT GATCCTCCTGTCGAGGAAGAGCTGGAATGGTTGAACAAAGACGTCTTCCCGGGCGTGGAGACATTCCTGGACTATCTTCCAACGAGCGTGGAAAACATTCCCAAGCAGCAGAGCCCAATTTCGGTGCTCGAGAACAGCAGCCACAGCAGTAGCAGCAATAACAGCAACAGCAGCACCACTACTATCATGAGCTGCTGCGAGAATTTCCGAGTGCCCAGCCGGGCAAGGAGCAAGCGCCGCCGCAGGCGCCACAAGGACTTCTCGGACATCCCGGGCCAGCcgtggtggtggtggagtaGCCAGGGTAACACCAACGCCAACCACAGCAGCCCTACCAATAGCAAACAAACAATTACAAGCTCTACAATTGGGAGGAAGTGCCAGCATTGCCAAGCGGAGAAAACCCCCCAATGGCGGGCAGGCCCCCTCGGCCCCAAAACTCTCTGCAATGCTTGCGGGGTGCGGTACAAGTCTGGCCGCCTCGTGGCTGAGTATCGGCCGGCGAGCAGCCCGACTTTCTCAAGCAAGGTGCATTCTAATTCGCACAGGAAGATTATGGAAATGAGGAAGCTGAAGCAGAGGGATGTGGTGGTGAGGCCTTGTGGATAA